AGTCCTTGGGCTTATACTCATGGTATCTCTAAAAAGGGAGATAGGGGTGACTTGGTAGGCAACATGAAATAAAAAACGAGCACTCCCTACTTAATGTGAGGCATTAAATCATGACCATATATGCCATTTATGTCAATCTTAAACATTATGGATCCAACTATATTATATTCAAGGGTTTAATACAATTCAGATTTTAAATGGTTATACAATAACTACAATACCGAATCCCGCGTGTGTGAGGTGtcgggaggtaagatgtagacaattagTCCTTCACTTGGGGAAAAAGAATCGTTTATCTACGTTTAGGCAGAGAAAGTCCTCTCTCTACCTTGTAGTCTGATAGGTTCTCATAAATGTGACGCTAAGGTTAAACCCTATTTACCTAAAGTATGCGAGCGATATTGATTAAGTGGTGTTTGAACTTTAAACCAAGAACCTTGTAATTCGTCGACATACTTATACACACCTTATGTCTTACCAAAACATTAATGTTTATATGGCCACACAAGTTATGAATCGATTAGTGACTTGATTAGGGGGATTCAGTACTATCCACATCACAAAGTAGGGAGATAAAATTGTGGTGGTTGACATGGATATCAAAATGAAATGTAACATCGATGATTAATTGTGAGTTTGTGACATGGCTCTCAAATTATCGAAAAGttgtatattatataaatttttgtatATGTAGTGGATAGTAAATTTGGCTAAAACATAATATACATTTATCATATTATATAATTAAGTGAGTTAATATGACGAGAATGGGATTGTGCAGGTGGACGATATGTCAGCTGATTTCATAATCAGCCAATTGTTGTTTCTTGACGCAGAAGATGATAAAAAAGATATTAAGTTGTTCATCAATTCACCCGGTGGTTCTGTTACTGCTGGTACGCATACTTGCTTTAGTATACAATTGATTATCTtggttattattttattttttttataagattCGTGGAGAAAATAACTCCAAAGAAATGATGATAAAACAGCATACATTAACATGTAATACTTCAGGCTAGATACATAATGGTTGTCGAATAATTAATTGGTTACTGAAAAGATAAATGCACTATAAGTCATCACCAATGTAAAAGAGTTTCCAATTAATGATTTCAAGATTTTTAAGTTTGATATACGGGTTCTATAGGTCCTACTGATTTCTTTAGTATACAATATTACATATTGAAGAAACAGAGATATAAATGTGGGCTTTTTTTCGTTGTTGTGAGGGTTACAGAAATTTGAGACATGAAGAATATAGGAATGTGACAGAGATAAACCTTATTATTTTTAACTTTCTGATTACTAATAATTTTGCTCGAGTCTTGTGGACGATTATACTATGTTGGAACGAGACACGTGACTGATAAATTTAAGAAAATGAATTGTCTATGTTTGATTTTCGTTCGTAACCATTTTTTTATATTTAGTTGGACACAAGCAACTGTTTTGTCGTTGGCAAGATTTTAAGACTTGTTAGGCTACCCGGGCATCCAAGGACCTTGTAGCAAATACTACACCAAGTCAGTACTCGGATTTGAAGTTTTTAcgaataaataatataattcgaaattatatgtttatatataggtaTGGACTAAAATCATAAACGTAAGCGTAGTTGTTTAGAAACATAAAACGGCCCAAACTTTCAAATAACATCAAGACTCTAATATTAAAATGTTGACTGAGTTTGAGTTTGGCCGAGTAATCCTGATTAATGTCGAGTTTGACCAAGTTTTGCCCGTTGGCCGAGGTTGACCTGAACAGAGAAAACCTATTATGTTTACCCTTTTTTATATAATATAGCGGGAATATTGGTTAGTTTTCCGATAATTAACATGTTAATTACGGAGTAGTAATTTTTGCTGTATTTGATGATGATGTGAAGGAATGGGGATATACGATGCGATGAAGTTATGCAAAGCAGATATATCGACAGTTTGTGTTGGGCTAGCAGCATCCATGGGTGCATTCCTTCTTGCTTGCGGTACCAAAGGGAAGAGATATTGTATGCCTAATTCTAGGGTCATGATTCATCAACCACTTGGAAAGGCTGGAGGAAACGTAAGCACCAATTTCGCCTTTTAATACACTTGTTTTTACATACAAATATTACATTCATTCATACACATAGTTAAATTATGGACCATTGTTGAAATATGTTTGTATGTATATAATTAGGCTACAGACATGAGCATACGAATAAGAGAAATGGTTTACCACAAGGTTAAAGTGAACAAAATTATCTCCAAAGTCTCCGGAACTCCTTACGAAAAGGTATACTTTtcaattttatatgtatatattttttattttttattttatttcactaTATGTAATCCACAGTCTCTGTGCAGGTTGAAGCTGATACAGACCGTGATTATTTTATGAACGCGTGGGAGGCAAAAGCATACGGTTTGGTGGATGAAGTAATTGATGACGGGAAGCCTGGTTTAGTTGcaccaattgcagattcaaaaccgCCACCCAAAACGCGCGTGTGGGATTTATGGAAAGTTGAAGGTAGCAGGAAAGCGTTGAAGAATATGCCGTCCGAGGACAACATGTTACAAAATGGACATGTTGGTAGTGAAGATGAACCGAAACAGGAAGAACCTGTTTCTGCTTGATAGAAATAGAAAAAAATGGTGACATGAAAGCTTATATATGCAAGTGTAACACTAGGTGTGTTTGTTTGGCTTTTATGTTCAACTCTTGAAATAATTTCATATTTTGCATTGCCTGATAGATGCTTTTCAAATCAAGTGAAATTTTCTCATTTATCGATTCGCATTTCAATTTCAATTATTTAGGGTCCCATTAGTGATACGAACCACGACTCGGGTCGTAATTGCTAGGCTCTTGATTCTACTTATTCTAGGAATGGTGTCGTGTTTTTGATTGATAAACTAAATGGATAAACTGTCCAGCCTAGGCTATTCGGGGAGGGCGAATATTTTTACTTAGATGTGTGTGATCTAATCGAGTTATCTCGTGATCATCTACCACCTCAACCTCAAGATATGCTACTAGTTAGGTGTGAACCTGAGACCTCATATGAGAATATGAACATCAACCACTAGGCTATTTCAGGATGATTTCTTGGCTGATAAAATGTATTTGTTAATTTGAGGCGATTAGATGTTTTGGTTCGTGCTTTTGTTGCAATACATGACACCGAGCAACATTTTGTTTGGTGCGATCGCTAGTTTGAGGGGTTATGCAATTAGTGAAGCCTCGGCCTTACTCTTTTTGCAAATGTTGTCGCGTTATTTTTCCTTTCCATGTATTCCAACATTTACTTCAAGTCGCACCATAGGTATATTTGATAATTTTTGAAGTTAGAATCCGTACGTATCATTAGTCGGTTTGTATGTTAAATACATTGTTGATGTATAAACTGCTTCTTGATCCATCttataaatgtaaatgtaaacttGTGTAACACATTGTTTGTTGAGGttttaacctttatattaaaatttGAGAGGTTCAATAAAATTTGAGGTAAACAAGTAAACGAATTAAATTTTCGTGTTCAaactatcactatcactatcagAATATGTATGTGGCTAGTGGCGACTATTTTGGAATAGATTTAAATTCTCCTAAAGATGTACATCTAATTTAGTTTGTACtctttatttctatttctattatatATAATTTGCCACGTATTGTCATTTTACAAATATAATTGATAACTTCAAATTTTAATATGAGTCCAATAAACTAGAAAAGAGAAGAATGCTTTcaaacttttttttctttttttgaacgGCAGTTAAAATTTTATTGCTCCTCTAATAAGACACTACTAGAGGGAGAATGCTTTCAAACTAACACAGAAAACACTTACAAATTCTCTTTGATAATTGATTTGTGATTTTACGATCTACAACATAAATTGTATTCTTGTTTTATCTTTATATTTCGTGCATCTAATCAGCGGTTAGGTTGAAGTACTTTATAAAAAAAGTGTTACCTTCAAAAAATAATTCAAAGTATCTATTATTATACCCTCTTTTTTAACCGTACCTGTAGTAAGAAAAGTACGAACTTTGTAGTTGTGGTCTTGTGGATGAATACTTTATAGATAGATAATATATTACTCCGTGTTTGTTTCATTTGTAGAATACAAATAATGAATAAATACTACAGTAGAACAATTCGAAAAGAGACGACTTATATTTATAAAGAGGTGACTTATTTATGAATAAAGTGAGCAGCCCAAGGAAAAGCAGGCATGATAGTGTGTTTAACGATCCAGGAGATCAGCCGTCAATGTGACGTCGTTTCAATACCCTTGCAGTCCGACAATCTCCCCCGTACCTTTCCCCCCTGctactttttctttttttattttacccCAATCCAATCAAATCGTCTGATACCCTTGATGCTTACATTTAATTTTATACGGAGTATGTACAAATTTAAACATAATTAGCATTCAAAATTTTGATTCCTGATTCCAATGCCCGAATACCAACCATAGGAAAATTGAGAAAGAGAGGAGGGAATGATCCCAAAAATGTTCGACCATCTAAGAGCACCCGGTGTCAACCAAGTCTCCACCGTTTTTGAGTAACGACGCCGGGTACAAGAACTTTAACGACACCACTTCACTGTCGATCGCCACCGTCGGTGACCCAGCATTACTTAATCGACGGTgggtttaactttttttttttattttctttaatttTGCAAcggatatatttacatttattatatatacaatATTGCACGACATTTGTATAAATTATTAGTCGATAACGTTAATTTTGATACTTATCAAATGTGTAATACAATTACAAAAAATCATTAATTActgataacatttgtatcgaaaacattaaTATTGAATACTAATGCATACATTATGAGCTCGTCCGTTGGAATCAGTTTAATTTTAattgacaaataatcgataaaCACGCCCCTAAAAAGTTATAAACTTAAAGTTATTACTGGTATTATCTAATTATAACAttatatgatattataattataatattttaggTAATGAAATCTGTATATTTCATTAAATTAGAAAatctaataatttaattaatatatggaAATAACTAATAGAGTGACACGTGGCAGAATTAAAGAAAGAGTTGACACGTGGCAGGAATCAATGAGGAGTTGACACGTAGAATTATTGTCACACGGTTTATATAATGTAAGATATACAATTCAATCTTCTCATTTCACAACTACATTCTCATTTTACAAAAAAACATTAACAAAATGGTCAGCAACCCAAATCAACCAAACACTCCCTACAATCCAAATAATTAAAACTCTCCCTACAACCCAAACAATCTTTTTTCTAGTCAAGGAATTGGCCCGCTCCGATTCCGAGTAGACCTCCTTCATTTGGTGGTGGTACGTGGAAAGGTAACACACCTATTTCAAAAAtctcacccgatgagatgaacgcgTTTATGTTATGGAGGAATCGAGCCAACAATCAATCACTACATCAACCACAATCTACAAGTGAATCAACCCCATTATCGTTCGAAGACGAGGTTGAAACGCCTACATCTTCTAAAAAAAGGTTAAAGGGAAACAAAAAATGGCCGAACCGTCAGGGCGAAACCGAAGGTCGTTCAACATAGTTGTCATGAAGAAGAGGAGTTACGCTTGGCCGAAAGTTAGGTCACGGTTTCGAAAGATTCGTGGGTCGGAAACTattaaaaaagtatatatatatatatatatatatatatatatatatatatatatatatatatatatatatatatagtcgaaatatatatttatgtatataaaaattatatcgttGTAACTAATTTAAATATAATTGCTTTAGGATCATCCTTTTGGTATCAAGTTCATGAAGAGTACAACAAATGCGGTCCAATTTATATTTGTATCAAAGATTTGTTATCAAGCAAATGGACAAAATTGAATCCCGATTGTCAATAAACAACGGGATAGTTAATAAATTGAAGGGTGATTGTAGGAGTGGCGGGAACGATGGGGATTTTAAAGTTCGTTGTGAAGAAGTTAATCACAATGAGGTGAGAGGATTTGCAAGTTACAAAGATTGGAATTTTTTGAAAACAAAGTCGAAGTGGTTACATCCTAATCCGATTGTTATTGGTAGTCATAATGCAAGGTACCGACCGCTTGATGAGGAAGGAGAGCAAGCTGATCTGATTGACTTGAATAGGGATGATGAAAGACAAGAAATACAAATCGAAGAACCAAAATCCAAACGAAGAATTATTTGGACGTGATCGTTTGAAGTGTCCACCCGGAATGCCAAGGAAGTCAAGGAAAGTTAGGTCGGAAGGTGGATATTGGGAATGAACACTACACGACACCTCATGTGTCTCTCTCCTCAGTCACTTACAGTGTCTTTCAAAGACACTGAAATGTCACCGAACGCACCATCCGCTCTAAATAAATATGTCCAAAGATTAGAAGGTCTAactcaatgaatttgtaatgaactATCGATTCAACCGGATCCAAATACCACACACACTTAGCGTCTAAATTGGAGATGAAAATTTCTCGTTGTACTAGAACTTGTTTCATAATTCTAGTTTCGGCCCTTCCGGTATAAAGTAGAGGTGTACTTTAGGAGAGTTAAAACTCAATTCAATCTTGAATTCTCTTTGAAACAAATTTGGCTAAATAGGTTTTTTTGGACGACAGTATCGGCATCATCCAGAGGGGAATTAACCACCTTTGCGATCATATTtaacacacatacacatacacgtTAGGAGGAAACTCTTCACACACCATCGCGCATACGTACCCGTTGTACTTTGGATTATACCGAGTGGCTTATGGCATACACCTTGTCACCACAACAGAATCCTAGATAAAACCTCCCGGTAGGATTCGAACTTGCGTCGATTATTTCACGAAATTCTCAATTTAATTGTATATGCAGTTTAAAAGTTATCATTCTTAAATTTTACTTTGTAATCCTTTACTTTTTTCATTTCttttttatattatattcataAATTACATACAATTACATTTTACTTGTAATCTTTTACTTTTTTCATATCttttttatattatattcataAATTATATATGTAAGATATCTTTAACAAAATCTTTTTATAAGTAAACcctagtccctaaacccaaaaccctaaattctaaaccgttcgtgttaaaaattcaatctaaaccctaaaccgtaaattctaaaccctaaaccctagtttctaaaccctaataggtaaaccctaatttttaacctcctaatttctaaaccctaattactaaaccctaatttttaaaccctaaaaaaaacTCAGAAGCATAATATTATACATGATGCATGTTATTTTTCTCTTCGAGCGTTTTttccgtcaaaataataacattcatcacaaaatgtcttttttaaatgttcatattttcatgtgatcttgatgcctgaattttttttcttcgaaaaaacgaaaaaaatttacttccctccACTTCCCCCGAAAAAAGTGCTTCACTCTTGAttaaatatctctctctctctctctctctctctctctctatatatatatatatatatatatatatatatatatatatatatatatatatataaataaacagttTATAATATTCTTGTCATCCTCAATAGTTTTAGTTTAACTATTAATGTACGTTGATATATGGTTTTAGCGATTTTATTAAAGGAAATAGACCCAATTCTTGAATGTTTAGGATTACTCGTATCTTAAAACTTTACAACATTAATATTGAGCATCAGCACATGAGACAAACAAAACAATTTCTTTTATTTTCGGGTCATTTTAGATTTAGCAACTCCAACATAGCCAACAACGCCAACACAATAGTTTCCTTTGTGCATAGTTGTGTTAAGGCATTTGGTTTAACTGACTCTAATTTTATAATAGATACACATAAAAAATAGGCATTTGGTTTAACTGACTCTAATTTTATAATAGATACACACATAAAAAATAGAGGTTAATAACAACTATTTAAAACCAATTCTTATTCCTGACATATGCATTAAATTATGGTTGAAGTTTTTTCTATCATATAACTAATTAATAGTCTAAAAATACTTGTACCAAAAACAATATAaagaaaacaaattgcatattttaaGAAAAATGAAAATAACTTGCATATTTTTGACCAAATCAAAGTCATAACTTGAGTTGTGTGCTCATAATATGAAAATGAATATACCCTATTTAAAATATCATAACATTGATTTATTTTATTAGTAGCATTTAGAACATACAGTATCGCCGGACACCATCGCCGCATTATTGGTGTAACAGTCTCAATACTTGTATAGCAACCTCCAATGTCCATATCTTCAACTTCACATAGCCTAACTACAATGCCCTAAATATTTTGGTTTAACACATCATCACACCCATTCAGCTCGCAATCCAAAGATCTAGCTTTACTTTATCACTGTTATACCCTGCCTCTTCCATTTTGACCCTTTTGACACCAATTCAGCGGACAACCCATTTCTCAAGCTTTATATGTTACTTTAGAGTATTACATTTTGTATGGACGTTAAGATCATTAACCTTTCAAATAAACATAAATGACTACAAAAATTATTGTACGTCAGTTTACATAAATTAGTCAAAATGAACTTACATTGTACCTTAAGAAACTAAACATCCAAAACCACAATACTTGAGCTTAATTCAACTAAAACAAAGATTATTCAAGGATACCACTTGATGGAGGTTGAATAAAGATTATTCAagttattatttgtataattattttttttcgtaAATAAAACCGTTATTACATGAGACTTTAGATCATATAACCAAACTGAAGTTTGGTAAAAATCAATCAACTTACTTAATATAAGgtgaataataaatgataatacccGAATTCGCAGCTGATGAAGTAGAAATCAACCATAGAATAGACCTGAcccgttttaacaccaaaacaattTTTAAACCTTTACTACACTTGCAATAAAACATAACCGTCCTGATAAACGCAACGATTTTACGTTACAATCCTTCTTTATACATACAACGACATTCGACACATTCAAACTTTGAATCCCAACCCTTCAAGATAATTAAAGACACATATCATTACTTCAATTTTCTGCATTTTAAATTAATCAAAACTTCAACTACCCGCTACAATCATTTTAATCTAAACAAAAACAAACAACTCCGACTTCATTAAACTTCGACTCCAAACTCACATACAATTGACTTAACCATAACCCAACAATATAACCATCAAGACAAAACCTCATATATTTTCGACACTAAAACTTCAAAGACACAAAGTGAATACGACACAACTACTACCATGGGTGTTTTACATTCAAGTGGCCAATATCTTCGCGAGGATGAAAAATGAGCATCCACTTACCAAGACGAGTCTTCAAGTACCTCTATGCTATACTTTATCCGTTCCTTTCGAGCTAACGCCACTATAGCCTACATACAAGGTAAAACACTACACAGGTTAAGCATATCGCTTAGTGAGTACAAGTGCATGTGAATAGTAAAAACTACCAATTAAGTAATGCAACATAAAATGTAAAGATTACCTTCTACTCCGCGTGCTAAGGAACCACAACCTACTATCGAATGTGGTAACTACACAAGGCTGATTAACCACCTGCAAACAATATCATAAGCTAACACCATGGTCATCAACCAAGCTACACATAAAAATTGGGGACCCATCCCCAAAAAACATACGTCATCACTT
This genomic window from Rutidosis leptorrhynchoides isolate AG116_Rl617_1_P2 chromosome 2, CSIRO_AGI_Rlap_v1, whole genome shotgun sequence contains:
- the LOC139892154 gene encoding ATP-dependent Clp protease proteolytic subunit 3, chloroplastic codes for the protein MENACVSAAYTSSPAPIFPKTKTIFHKNPKIQLSSHTHLLSSNNSRPSLSVKAFKTQTLSSNWDVSSSAPTWMPKFEELDTTNMLLRQRIVFLGSQVDDMSADFIISQLLFLDAEDDKKDIKLFINSPGGSVTAGMGIYDAMKLCKADISTVCVGLAASMGAFLLACGTKGKRYCMPNSRVMIHQPLGKAGGNATDMSIRIREMVYHKVKVNKIISKVSGTPYEKVEADTDRDYFMNAWEAKAYGLVDEVIDDGKPGLVAPIADSKPPPKTRVWDLWKVEGSRKALKNMPSEDNMLQNGHVGSEDEPKQEEPVSA